The DNA sequence GACGAGGACGCGCCAGAGCAGCCGGCTGTCCGACGCTCCGTCGAGCCGCGCCGCCTCGATGATCTCGCCGGGGAACGCCCGGAAGTGGTTGCGCATCCAGAACGCGGCGAAGCCCAGCGACTGCGCGGTCTGCGGCAGGATCAGCGCCCAGTAGGTGTCGGTGAGTCCGGCCGTGCGCAGGTTGAAGTAGAGCGGGATGATGAACGCCTCCTCCGGGAGCATGAGCCCCACGAGCAGGACGAAGAAGAGGATGCCGGAGCCCGGGAACGTCATGCGCGCGAAGGCGTAGCCGGCGAGCGTCGCCAGGACGAACGTGAGGAGCACGACGGCGACCGCGACGAGCACGCTGGAGGCCATGTACGTCGAGAAATGGCCTTCCGTCCAGGCGTCGGTGTAGTTCTGCAGCCTGACCGTCTGCGGGAGCTGGAACCCGCCGGTGTTATCGCCCGCCGGGATCACCGACGAAAAGAGCACGCCGACGAGCGGCAGGAGCGCGAACAGCGCGAAGACGCTCAGGATGACGTAGTCGACGGTCTTCTCGACCCGGCCGATTCTCATGCGTTCTCCTTCGGCTGCAGACGGGTGATCAGCCACGAGATCACCATGATCAGAACGGTCAAGGCGATCGCGACGGCCGCAGCCGAGCCGACCTGGCCGGTGTTGAAGGCCCGATTGAACGCCTCGAACGCCGGCACCGTCGTGCTGGTGCCCGGGCCGCCCTGCGTCGTGATGTAGACGATGTCGAACGACTTCAGGGTCGCCGTCACCGTCAGCGTGAGCGCGATGGCGAGCTGACCGCGCAGCGCGGGCAGGGTCACCCCGAAGAACTCGCGCAGCGGTCCGGCGCCGTCGATCCGCGCGGCCTCGAAGACGGCGGGCTCGATGTTCTGCACGCCGCCGAGGAAGAGCACCAGGCACAGCCCGGTGTTCACCCACGTCCCGATGAAGCCGATCGCGATCAGCGCGAAGGTGTAGTCGCCGAGCCAGGCACGCGCCAGCTCGCCGAGCCCCACCGCTGCGAGCACCTGGTTGAGCAGGCCGTGCGGGGCGTAGATCGAGACCCAGATGGTGCCGACCACCACCGACGCGATCACCTGCGGGAGGAACAGCACCGTGCGGAAGAAGCCCATCCCGCGGAGCCGGTTGGCGTGCGAGAGCACGATCGTCAGGGCGAGGCCGAGGACGACCGGCAGGGCCGCGTAGAAGAGGAGCAGCACGGACACGTGCAGGAAGGCGTCGCGCAGCTGGACGTCCGTGAAGACGGCCGCGTAGTTCTTCAGCCCCGCCCAGGTCGACGCTCCGATGCCGTTCCAGTCGTAGAAGGAGTACTGGAACGTCTGCAGGAGCGGGACGACGATGAACGCGGCCAGCACGAGCACGGACGGCGCGACATACAGGTAGGCGGCCGGCTGCCACCGGCGCCGCGCGCGGGTGCGCGGGGCGTCGGTGGCAGTCGCGATGAGGGTCTGAGCCATTACTTGTTTCCGGAGACGAAGCCCGAATAGTCGGTCTGCAGCGTCTGGGTGAACTGCTGCGGGGAGGTCTTCTGGGCGGTGAGGTCCTGCATGGCCGCGGTCAGCGTCGTGTAGAACGTCGGCGTCGTGTAGTCGAGGTACGGCACGATGCTCTTGCCCGCGGTCAGCGACGTGTACTGGTCGTAGACGCTCGCGTTCAGCGTCCCGGCCTCGGACGTGTGATCGGCCGGCAGGACGGTCGGGAGGCTGCTCGCGTCGATCATCGCCTGAGCACTGGACTTGCCGGAGATGAAGTCGATGTAGGCCGCCGCCGCGTTGGGGTGTGCGGACTTCGATGTGATCGCCCACGCCAGGCCCTCGCCGCCCTGGGTCACCGGTGCGGACGCCCCGGCCGGTGTGAGCGCCACCATCCCGGCGTTGGACTGGCCGAGAGCCTGCCCGATCGTGGACATGTCCCACGTGCCGTCGATGACGAACGCCGCCTTCCCCTTGCCGAAATCGGCGACCGCCGCGTCCTGGGAGATCCCGTTGGCGTCGGCGGGCAGGTAGCCCTTCTGCGCCCAGTCCTGGATCGTCGTCGCGGCGTCGACGTTCGCCTTATCAGTCCACGCTCCCGCCTTGGCGGAGACCAGGTTCTGCACGGCCTTGGCTCCGGCGGTCGCGGCCTGGACCACGCCGTAGAGCTGGATGCCGCGCACTTTCTCGAGGTCGCCGTACGCCATCGGCTGGATGCCGGCGGCCTTCGCCTTCGCCATGGCGGCGGTCAGGTCGTCGAGGCTCTTGGGCGCCTCCACTCCGAGGCTGCTCAGGATCTTCTTGTTGTAGTAGACACCGACGAACTCGCCGGTGTTGGAGACGCCGTAGAGGTTGCCGGTCTGCCAGTGCTTGCCGTCCGAGCTGAAGGTGTTGAGCGCCAGCAGGTTCGAGGGGAAGTAGTGGTCCCAGCCGTACAGCGACGAGTAGTCGTTCAGCGGGGTGAGCATCCCGCCGGAGACGAACGCCCCCATGTCGGGGTAGCCCTGGTTGGCCTGCACGACGTCCGGCGGGTTGTTGCCGGAGAGGGCGAGCTTCAGCGTCGTCTTCAGGTCGGAGAACGACTGGCTGTTGCGCTTGATCGTGATGTCCGGGTACTTCTTCTCGAACTCCGCGTTGAGCTTCTTCTGGGCGGTGTCGATGTCACCCGTGTTGTTCTGATCCCAGACGGTCAGCGTGTACTTCCCGGACTCCACGGTCTTGGACGCCGTGACCTTCGAGGTGTCCGAGCCGGACCCGGACGACCCCGGCGCGCACCCGGCCAGGAGCACCGCGGTCGCCGCAGTGAGCGCGCCGACCGCAATCGCGGTGAACTGCTTCTTCATGGATTACCTTTCTGTTCCCGTTGTCTGCTGGAGCGGCGCTCGCCGGCTCCAGTCGTGGAGGAAGGCCCATTCGGAGTCCGCGGCGTGTCGTTCGACGAAGCCGATGAGCTCGCGAGGAGTCGGGGCGCTCGCGCCCCCGCCCAGGCCGGTCACCGAATAGGCGGCGGTGGCCGTGGCGAAGCGAAGTCGTTCGGCGAGGGTCCACTCCTCGCCGAGGGAGGTCATGAGGGCGGCCGTGAAGACATCGCCGGCGCCGGTCGGGTCGACCGCGGCGACGGGGATGCCGGGAACCTCGGCCTCCTCTCCATTCGCCGAGTCGACGGCGATGACGCCCGCCGCGCCGCGCGTGACGACCGCGAGGCCGACGTGGTCCGCCAGAGCGCGGGCCGCGGACACCGGGTCGGTCGTGCGGGTGTACGCGACCGCCTCGTCGTGGTTCGGGATGAAGACGTCCACGCGGTCGAGTTCGGCGAGCAGCCCGCTGGACCATTCGCCGCTCGCGTCCCAGCCGACCCCGCCGACGAGCACGGTGCCCGCCTCGCGCATCTCGACGGCCCACGGGAGGGCGGCGTCGGACACGTCCAGGTGCGCGGCAGCGACATCGTCGCGTCGCTGCGGGACGGCGACGGAGTGCTCCTCCACGTAGGTGAGGAAGCCGCGGTCGTGCGGACCGGAGATCGCCACGCTGACCGGGCTCTGGTAGCCGCGGACGGTCTGGAGCTCGTCGAGGTCGAGGTTCGGCTCCGCGCGGAGGAGCGCGTGGATGTGCGTACCGATGACGTCGTCTCCCATGGTGGCGACGAGACGGGAGTCCGCGCCGAGCCGCGCCGCCGCCACCGCCCGGATCGCCGAGCCGCCCACGGCGATCCCGAAGCGGTCCGCGTATGTCTCCTGCCCGAGGACCGGGACGTCGGCGCCCGTGAAGATCAGGTCGCAGAACACATCCCCGGTGAAGAGCAGGGCCCCAGGTCGGGACAGACGGTGATGCAACGGTTCACTCCTTCGCACTTCTCCGGACGGGATGCGGGACAACGTAACACTCTTGCGCAGGTTTGATCAACTTTGCGCATGTTTGCGTATTTCGAGCGTGTTTCGGCTATCGTGATGAGCATGATCGTGAGTGAACGGCGCCAGCGCATCCTGAACGAGCTGCGGGCCAGCGGGACCGCCAGCGTCCCCGAGCTGGCCGAGACGCTCGGCGTCAGCCCGTCGACGATCCGCCGCGACCTCGAGATCCTCGACCGAAACGGGGAGCTCACGCGCAGCTACGGCGGCGCCGTCCTCCGCTCGGGCATGACGGTCCAGGAGGGCACGGAGTCTCCCGAGACGCCCTACGACGACAGTGCCGACATCGACCTGAAGGTCCGGCTGGCCAAGGCCGCGCTCGCGTACGTGCAGGACGGCAGCGTCGTCCTGCTGGACATCGGAACGACGACACCGTTCCTCGCCCGGATGCTGCGCGGACGGGACATCACGGTCGTCACCTCGAATCTCGCGGTCTTCGACGAGCTGCGCAACGACAGCGCCGTACGGGTCGTTCTGCTCGGCGGGGTGCTCCGCCGCAACATGCGCACGCTGGTCGGCTCGCTCACCGTGGCGTCCCTCCAGCAGATCACGGCCGACGTCATGTTCCTCTCCTGCACCGGCGTCCGGGCGGGAGGAGCGATCGTCGACGACATGGCCGTCGAGACGCCGCTCAAGCAGGCGATGATCGCGGCGAGCGACAAGGTCGTCCTGCTCGCCAGCGAAGCCAAGTTCCCCGGGACGGGCGCGCTCCGCGTGTGCGCGCTCTCCGACGTCGACGTGCTCGTCACCACCGACGGCGCCCCGGTCGAAGCCATCGAATTGTGCCGCGCCAGCGGCGGAGAGGTCGTGATCGCGTGAAGTTGAGCATCCTCGGCGGCGGTGGATTCCGCACGCCCTACGTCTGGCAGGCCATGCTCAGGGACACGGGCAGCCCCCGCGTCGACGAGGTGTGCCTCTACGATGTGGACACCGAGAAGCTCACGACCATGGCGGCCCTGCTGGCGCAGCTCGCCGCCGGCACCCCTGGCGCACCGCGGCTGACCACGACCACCTCGCTCGACGAGGCCATCGCCGGCAGCGACTTCGTGTTCTCGGCCATCCGCGTCGGAGGCCTGGAGGGCCGGCGCTGCGACGAGCACGTGGCCCTCGACCTCGGCGTGCTCGGCCAGGAGACCACCGGTCCCGGCGGCATCGCCTACGCGCTCCGCACCGTGCCGGTAATGGTCGGCGTCGCCGAGACGATCGCGCGGCTGGCCCCGAACGCCTTCGTGATGAACTTCACCAACCCGGCCGGCATCATCACCGAAGCGATGCAGGGCGTGCTCGGCGACCGCGTCGTCGGCATCTGCGACACGCCGTCCGGTCTGGGCCGCCGCGTGGCGGCGGCGCTCGGCGTCGACCAGAGCCGCATCCACATGGACTACGTCGGACTCAACCACCTGGGCTGGATGCGCGGCGTCTACCACGACGGCCGGAACGTCCTGCCGGACTTCCTCGCCGACGACCGGCTGCTCGGCGAGCTCGAGGAGGGCCAGGTCTTCGGCGCCGAGTGGATCCGCGAACTCGGCGTGATCCCGAACGAGTACCTGTACTACTACTACTTCAACCGCGACGCGGTGCGCGCCATGATCGCGGCGGGCACGACCCGCGGCGACTTCCTGGCCCGCACGCAGTCCGAGTTCTGGGAGCTCTCCCGCGACAGCGGCGACAAGGCGGACCTGTGGCGGCGCACCGTGGAACGCCGCAGCGCCTCCTATATGGCCGAGGCGACCGGGGGCACGCAGGACGAGCCCGCGCACCACCATGAGGCCTCCACCGACCTGGCCGACCAGGGCTATGCGGGCGTTGCGCTCGGCGTCATGAACGCGATCACGCGCAATGAGCAGGCGACGATGATCCTCAACGTGCGCAACCGCGGCACCATCGCCGGCCTCCCGGACGACGCCGTCATCGAGGTGCCCACCCTGGTCGACGCGAACGGCGCGCATCCGCTGTCCGTCCCGGCGCCCAGCCTGCACCAGCTCGGCCTGATGGCGCAGGT is a window from the Leifsonia shinshuensis genome containing:
- a CDS encoding carbohydrate ABC transporter permease; translation: MRIGRVEKTVDYVILSVFALFALLPLVGVLFSSVIPAGDNTGGFQLPQTVRLQNYTDAWTEGHFSTYMASSVLVAVAVVLLTFVLATLAGYAFARMTFPGSGILFFVLLVGLMLPEEAFIIPLYFNLRTAGLTDTYWALILPQTAQSLGFAAFWMRNHFRAFPGEIIEAARLDGASDSRLLWRVLVPASWPSIGTMAVLVGMWTWNEFLIPLVMITQDQLRTAPLGLAFFQGQHMTNYSLLSAAGVLIALPIVILYLVLQRRLISGIAGGVGTR
- a CDS encoding 6-phospho-beta-glucosidase — its product is MKLSILGGGGFRTPYVWQAMLRDTGSPRVDEVCLYDVDTEKLTTMAALLAQLAAGTPGAPRLTTTTSLDEAIAGSDFVFSAIRVGGLEGRRCDEHVALDLGVLGQETTGPGGIAYALRTVPVMVGVAETIARLAPNAFVMNFTNPAGIITEAMQGVLGDRVVGICDTPSGLGRRVAAALGVDQSRIHMDYVGLNHLGWMRGVYHDGRNVLPDFLADDRLLGELEEGQVFGAEWIRELGVIPNEYLYYYYFNRDAVRAMIAAGTTRGDFLARTQSEFWELSRDSGDKADLWRRTVERRSASYMAEATGGTQDEPAHHHEASTDLADQGYAGVALGVMNAITRNEQATMILNVRNRGTIAGLPDDAVIEVPTLVDANGAHPLSVPAPSLHQLGLMAQVKEVERHAIAAALTGSASEALLAFALHPLVESVPTARELLRGYTAAHPQLAELFGGAAVDALAPAGR
- a CDS encoding carbohydrate kinase family protein; the protein is MHHRLSRPGALLFTGDVFCDLIFTGADVPVLGQETYADRFGIAVGGSAIRAVAAARLGADSRLVATMGDDVIGTHIHALLRAEPNLDLDELQTVRGYQSPVSVAISGPHDRGFLTYVEEHSVAVPQRRDDVAAAHLDVSDAALPWAVEMREAGTVLVGGVGWDASGEWSSGLLAELDRVDVFIPNHDEAVAYTRTTDPVSAARALADHVGLAVVTRGAAGVIAVDSANGEEAEVPGIPVAAVDPTGAGDVFTAALMTSLGEEWTLAERLRFATATAAYSVTGLGGGASAPTPRELIGFVERHAADSEWAFLHDWSRRAPLQQTTGTER
- a CDS encoding DeoR/GlpR family DNA-binding transcription regulator, whose translation is MIVSERRQRILNELRASGTASVPELAETLGVSPSTIRRDLEILDRNGELTRSYGGAVLRSGMTVQEGTESPETPYDDSADIDLKVRLAKAALAYVQDGSVVLLDIGTTTPFLARMLRGRDITVVTSNLAVFDELRNDSAVRVVLLGGVLRRNMRTLVGSLTVASLQQITADVMFLSCTGVRAGGAIVDDMAVETPLKQAMIAASDKVVLLASEAKFPGTGALRVCALSDVDVLVTTDGAPVEAIELCRASGGEVVIA
- a CDS encoding extracellular solute-binding protein produces the protein MKKQFTAIAVGALTAATAVLLAGCAPGSSGSGSDTSKVTASKTVESGKYTLTVWDQNNTGDIDTAQKKLNAEFEKKYPDITIKRNSQSFSDLKTTLKLALSGNNPPDVVQANQGYPDMGAFVSGGMLTPLNDYSSLYGWDHYFPSNLLALNTFSSDGKHWQTGNLYGVSNTGEFVGVYYNKKILSSLGVEAPKSLDDLTAAMAKAKAAGIQPMAYGDLEKVRGIQLYGVVQAATAGAKAVQNLVSAKAGAWTDKANVDAATTIQDWAQKGYLPADANGISQDAAVADFGKGKAAFVIDGTWDMSTIGQALGQSNAGMVALTPAGASAPVTQGGEGLAWAITSKSAHPNAAAAYIDFISGKSSAQAMIDASSLPTVLPADHTSEAGTLNASVYDQYTSLTAGKSIVPYLDYTTPTFYTTLTAAMQDLTAQKTSPQQFTQTLQTDYSGFVSGNK
- a CDS encoding carbohydrate ABC transporter permease encodes the protein MAQTLIATATDAPRTRARRRWQPAAYLYVAPSVLVLAAFIVVPLLQTFQYSFYDWNGIGASTWAGLKNYAAVFTDVQLRDAFLHVSVLLLFYAALPVVLGLALTIVLSHANRLRGMGFFRTVLFLPQVIASVVVGTIWVSIYAPHGLLNQVLAAVGLGELARAWLGDYTFALIAIGFIGTWVNTGLCLVLFLGGVQNIEPAVFEAARIDGAGPLREFFGVTLPALRGQLAIALTLTVTATLKSFDIVYITTQGGPGTSTTVPAFEAFNRAFNTGQVGSAAAVAIALTVLIMVISWLITRLQPKENA